GTGCTTGATGAAGATCATCAGGAAGAAATTTTCGATTATTTTCGCGAAGCAGAAACTGATTCAGTTCAAGAAGCTTTAGACGAGTTGGGCGAGGATGAATACTCGGAAGATGATATTCGCCTGATGCGCGTGAAATTCTTCTCCGATATGGGGAACTAAATCCTAATTGCTGATATACAACTTTTTGTTGCAGAAATTGTTATTTTTGCACGCATTTTTATTTGAAAATACTAAAGAGAAACAAATGACAGTGATAGTTCAGAAAACAATGGATTACAAAATAGCAGATATTTCGTTAGCAGATTTTGGGCGAAAGGAAATTGATATTGCAGAGAAGGAAATGCCCGGTTTAATGGCCATCAGAGAAAAATTTGGGCCACGCAAACCCCTTGATGGCGTAAGAATAATGGGTAGTTTGCATATGACGGTACAAACTGCAGTGCTAATTGAAACGCTTGTAGCGCTTGGTGCCAATGTGCGTTGGGCCAGTTGTAATATTTTTTCAACACAAGACCATGCTGCAGCCGCCATTGCAGAAGCAGGTATTCCGGTATTTGCCTGGAAAGGCGAAACGCTTGAAGAATACTGGTGGTGCACCCGTGAAGCTATGAGTTTCCCCGAAGGAAAAGGACCGCAATTAATTGTTGATGATGGCGGTGATGCTACTTTGCTTATTCACAAAGGTTTTGCTGCCGAAAAAGATGCAAGTGTGTTGGATGTAGAGCCCTCGAGTGAAGAAGAAGGAGTAATTCTTGATTTGCTAAAAAAGACATTAAAAGAAGACAATCAAAAATGGCATCGGGCAGTTGCCGACTGGAAAGGTGTTTCGGAAGAAACAACAACCGGGGTGCATCGCTTGTACCAGATGTTTGAAAAAGGAGAATTGCTGGTGCCTGCTATAAATGTTAACGACTCGGTAACCAAATCGAAGTTTGATAATTTATATGGTTGTCGCGAATCGCTTGCCGATGGAATAAAACGTGCTACTGATGTTATGATTGCGGGTAAAGTAGTGGTTGTTGCCGGTTATGGCGATGTTGGAAAAGGTTGTGCCCACTCGATGAGGAGCTATGGCGCACGCGTAATTGTAACAGAAATTGATCCGATTTGTGCGCTTCAGGCCGCCATGGAAGGTTTTGAGGTAAAAACCATGGAAGATGCGCTGGATGAAGGAAATATATATGTTACCACCACCGGAAACTGTGATGTAATTACAGCCGAACACATGGCCAACATGAAAGACCAGGCTATTGTGTGCAATATTGGCCACTTTGATAACGAGATACAAGTTGCACAGCTTGAAAAATGGCCCGGAATACAAAAACTGAATATTAAACCACAAGTAGATAAATATACCTACCAGGATGGTAAAAGTATTTTCTTGTTGGCCGAAGGGCGCCTGGTGAATTTGGGATGTGCTACCGGCCATCCGTCGTTTGTAATGAGCAACTCATTTACCAATCAATCGTTGGCACAAATTGATTTGTGGGAAAATAACTACGAGGTTGGTGTTTATACCTTGTCGAAAAAACTGGATGAAGAGGTTGCACGTTTGCACCTACAGCAAATTGGTGTGAAATTAACGGAACTCACCGAGAAACAAGCCGCTTATTTGGGCGTGTCGAAAGAAGGGCCATTTAAAGCTGACCATTACAGATATTAATCAAAATAAGATATGTTGTAAGAATGGGTTTCACAAAGTGGAGCCCATTTTTAATTGTACACCCTGAGCATATTTCCGCTAAGCGAAGTTTTGTATTGCCTGAGCGGTGCTGCCGCCGGCCCTTTTGTTGGTGTTCCGCCAATAAAAATAAATTCCGATTCGCAGCAGGAACATTTCCCAACCACCCCTTCATTCGCAACTTTACACGATGGATTAATTTCGTTGGTGCATGCAGCATCAAAAGCATAATAAGAGCCTTCTATTTCACAATAAACAATTATGCCGCCGAAGCCAAAATTCTGAAAAAACACGGAGTTGCCCGGAACTGTAAGATCATTCCAAATCCCGAGATCAATATTAAGACTTACCGGAACGTCCGGTATTTCCGAATCAATTTCATCGCACGATGAATACATTAAAAAAAACAAGGAAAGAAAAAATAATTGTTTTATACCCCTGCTCCAAAATCTATGTAATTTTCCATTTGTATCCATCCTGTTTATTATTCGTTACTGTTCTTTGATGTAAAAATTTTTATTTCCGTGCGCGTTTCTTACTTTTATATTCTGAACAGCCAAAAGTACAATTTATTGCGATAGAAAATTATGGATGATGTATTAGTAATTATATTGACATTGGTAATTGCTGTATTTGGAGCACTAAACCAGAAGCGCAAAAAGAAAGCAGCCGGCGCCAACAATGCCGTGCCTCCGAAAAAAGAATCGCAGAATTTTTGGGATATGTTAATGGACCAGGAAGAAGAATTGATTACAGAAAGGCAAGAGCCGTTTGAAGAAGAACTGGTTCAGCCGGAACCAAAAACTATTGAACGGCCCGTATATGATTTTAAGGCAGACCGCGAAGGAGCGAAATCGATAAGAAAGCCAATGAAATCAGTACGAGAGAATAAAAAAAGGAAATTGGTTATGGGTGAAGAATTTTCACTAAAGAAAGCGGTAATCTATAGTGAGATTATTAATCGAAAATATGTCTAACTGCGTAAAAATCACCAGTTTTCGATATTTTTTTAGTTAGATTAGTTTTAAATCCAAGAAAATATTTAAATTTGCATCAGGAAGAGTTCCGATCCATTCGGGATTCTTTCTATTTTTTTATAGCCTTGTCAAGGCATAATAATAATTAAAGGAGGATACAAAATGTCCGAAGTAACATATTTAACAAAAGACGGTTTAGAAAAGCTAAAGAAAGAATTGGAACACTTAATGACTGTTGAGCGTCCGAAGATTTCGAAGCAAATTGGAGAAGCTATTGAAAAAGGCGATATCTCTGAAAATGCCGAATACGATGCGGCCAAAGATGCCCAGGGAATGCTGGAGGCTAAAATTGCACAGCTAAAAGGGAAAGTTGCCAATGCCCGTATTCTTGACGAGTCGAAAATTGACACCTCGCAGGTGCAGATTTTGAATAAGGTGACGATAAAGAACAAAAAGAATAATGCTACCATGCAATATACTTTGGTTCCTGAAAGTGAAGCAAACCTTAAAGAAGGAAAAATATCGGTTCAAACACCTATTGCCAAAGGGTTAATGGGAAAAAAAGTTGGCGATGTAGTTGAAATAAAAGTTCCGTCCGGAATAATACCTTTTGAGATTGTAGAAATTTCAATTTAGGAAAAATGGCAAGCATATTTACCAAAATAATTAACGGAGAAATTCCTGCCTACAAAGTAGCAGAAGACGAGAATTATTTTGCATTTCTCGACATATTTCCGGTAGGCAAAGGACATACTTTGGTTGTTCCTAAAAAAGAGGTGGATTACCTTTTCGACCTGGATGACGAGACTTATGCCGGTTTGCAAATGTTTGCCAAAAAAGTGGCAAAGGGTTTAAAAAAAGCAATTCCTTGCCAAAAGGTGGGTGTTTTGGTTTTAGGCCTCGAGGTACCGCATGCTCACATTCATTTGGTGCCCATGCAAAATGAAGCCGACATTCTGAATTTTTCGGATAAAAAGAAATTCACACCCGAAGAATTTGAAGCAATAAAAAATCTGATTGCAGAAAATATTGATTGACAGTCCTGATAAAACATCAGGATTTTTTTTTGCCTAAATTTCATCAATTTTTATTAACACCCCTCTATTCCAGTTGCCATTATTGGTATCTTTAAAAACTTTTTATCACAGTTTTTATGGTACCTTTTACGCATTTACACGTACACTCGCAGTACTCAATTTTAGATGGGGCGGCCAGCATTAGCGACCTGGTAAACAAAGCAAAAGAAGATGAAATGCCGGCTTTGGCTTTAACCGATCATGGAACCATGTTCGGCATTAAAGAGTTTCATGCAGCCTGTTCAAAAGCTGAAATTAAACCAATTTTAGGCTGCGAAACTTATGTGGCTGCACGGTCAATCAACAGTAAAAGTGATAAGGTCGATCGCTCGGGACATCACCTGATACTTCTCGCAAAGAATCGAACCGGGTACCGTAATCTGATTAAGCTGATATCGGTAGCCAACACCTCCGGGTTTTACTACAAACCGCGAATTGACAAGGAGTTGCTCGAGAAACACCATGAGGGATTAATCGCATCGTCGGCTTGTTTGGGGGGAGAGATTCCGCAACTACTGATGGCCAACCACATGAAAGATGCTGAAGAAGCTATTTTGTGGTATAAAAATTTATTTGGCGATGATTATTACCTGGAGTTAATGCGGCATCCGGCACAATCGCAGCGCGAACGCGAAGAAGTGTACGACTGGCAGGTAAAAGTAAATAAGCTGCTGGTTCCGTTAGCTAAAAAGATGGGTGTTAAATTAATTGCCACCAACGATATTCACTTTACAAACGAGGCAGACGCCGAAGCACACGACCTGCTGATTTGTTTAAATACAGGGAAGGATTTTGATGATCCGAACCGCATGCGTTACACCAAGCAAGAGTGGTTTAAAACCCAGGCCGAAATGAATCAGCTGTTTAGCGACCTGCCGGAGGCATTGGCTAACACCAACGAAATTGCAGAAAAAGTTGAAACATTCGAATTAAACTCGGCACCTATTATGCCGGTGTTCCCAATACCCGAAGAAATTGGGACTGAGGAAAGTTTTAAAGAAAAATATTCGGAAGCTGACTTACGCGAGGAATTTGGCGATTCGGCATTTGAACGTCTTGGCGGTTATGAAAAAGTAATCCGTGTAAAACTCGAATCGGCATTTTTAGAACACCTTACCTTCGAAGGGGCAAAGGAAAGGTATGGCGATCCGCTTGAAAAAAGTGTGGAGGACCGGCTGATTTTCGAGCTGAATACCATTAAAACGATGGGCTATCCGGGATACTTCCTGATTACGCAGGATTTTATCAACTGGGCCAAAGACAATGGAGTAATCGTTGGGCCCGGACGTGGCTCGGCCGCCGGTGCCGCTGTTTCGTATTGCGCAGGTATCACTAATATCGACCCTATTAAATACGACTTGCTTTTCGAGCGTTTCCTGAATCCCGATCGGATATCGCTTCCCGATGTTGATATTGATTTTGATGACGATGGAAGACAATTGGTACTGGAATACGTGACCAACAAATACGGACAGGATAAAGTAGCACACATCTGTACCTTCGGAACCATGGCCACCAAATCCTCCATAAGAGATGTGGCGCGGGTATTAAAACTGCCATTGCCCGAGGCCGACAGGTTGGCAAAACTGGTGCCCGATGCGCCAAAAATGAGCTTTAAAAAAGCCTTTAAAGAAAGCAACGAACTGGCGCAGGAAAAGAATTCGCCGGTAGAGCTGGTGGTTGATACGCTTAACTATGCCGAAAAGCTGGAAGGTTCGGTGCGGAATACCGGTGTACACGCCTGCGGAATTCTAATTAGTCGCGATACGCTAACCGACCATATTCCGTTGATGCCCACCAAAGACGAAGAGCATTTGCTGACAACTCAGTACGATGGCCGCTTTGTAGAAGATATCGGGTTGCTGAAAATGGATTTCCTGGGACTAAAAACATTATCAATCATTAAAGAATGTCTCGAGAATATCCGTCTGTCAAAAGGGATTGAGATTGATATAAACGATATTCCGCTGGATGATACCACAACTTTTGAGCTCTTTAGCCACGGTGAAACTACTGCCATTTTTCAGTTTGAATCGGACGGAATGAAAAAGCACCTGCGCGATTTGAAACCAAACCGTTTTGAAGACCTGGTGGCAATGAATGCACTGTATCGTCCGGGACCAATGGAATACATTCCCGATTATATTGCCCGTAAACATGGCAAACAAAAAGTAGATTACGATGTGCCCATGATGGAAAAGTACCTTAGTGATACCTATGGTATTACCGTTTTCCAGGAACAGGTGATGTTACTCTCGCGCTTGTTAGCCGGGTTTACACGCGGCGACTCGGATACCCTGCGAAAGGCAATGGGTAAAAAGATTATGGCTGTAATGAATAAACTAAAAGTAAAGTTTGTTGACGGCTGTAAGGCAAACCGGCAATTTGTTGACGAATGCAAAAACAAAGGCAAAACAACCGACGAGGTAATTGAAAAAATCTGGAAAGACTGGGAAGCATTTGCCTCGTACGCTTTTAATAAATCGCACTCGGTATGTTATGCATACATTGCTTACCAAACTGGCTATTTAAAAGCACATTACCCCGCAGAGTTTATGGCTGCCAACCTTAGCCGAAACCTGAACAATATTACCGATATTACCAAGCTGATGACCGAGTGCAAGCGCATGAAACTTAATGTGTTGGGCCCTGATGTAAATGAAAGTTTTATCAAGTTTACTGCCAATAAAATTGGTGATATCCGTTTTGGAATGGGGGCAATTAAAGGCGTGGGAGCCGGTGCTGTCCAAAATATTATTGATGTGCGAAAGGAGCAAGGTGAATTTAAAACCATTTACGACCTGGTGGAGAACATAAGCCTGCAAACCGTAAACAAAAAGAACCTTGAGGCCCTGGCAATGGCCGGTGCTTTTGATAACCTGCAGGGATTAACCCGTAGCTGCTTTTTTGCCGGAGAACATGAAAATGATGATACCAACTTTATCGAGAAATTAATTAAATACGGTAATCGCATACAACTAGAGGCACAAAGTGCTCAGCAAAGCTTGTTTGGGGGCATGGGCGCAGCGCAGGATATACAAAAACCTCCGGTGCCCAAGGTGGATGAATGGGCCAAGCTAATACTGCTCGAAAAAGAAAAGAACCTGATTGGTATTTACCTTACCGCCCATCCACTTGATGATTATAAATTGGAGATTACCAATTTTTGCTCCAAAGATGTAGCCCTAAAAGACCTGAACAACGACATCTCGAAGTACAAGGAGAAAGATTTTACTTTTGGCGGAATGGTAACTGCTGCGCGCGAAGGACAATCGAAAAACGGAAATATGTATGCTGTGATGACCCTGTCTGACTACACCGACTCAAAAGAACTTTTCTTTTTTGGTAACGACTATGTAAACTTTAGTAAGTATTGCAAAGTGGGAATTTTTATCATGGTTAAAGGCTCGGTAAAACAACGGTTCAATAGCGATTTTTACGAATTTAAAGTGAATAAAATTGAACTGCTCGACGATGTTCGCGAGAATTACATAAAAAGTATAACCATAAATATTCCGCTTAAAGCTCTGAATGAGAGCCTGGTAAAACAAATTGATAATTTGTCAAAAGAGTACAAAGGCAAGGCCTTGTTAAAGTTTAATGTTTTCGATCCGGAAAACAATATGCACATTGAAATGTTTTCAAGAACAACACGGGTAAATCCTTTGGATAGTTTTCTGAACTTTTTTGACCAACAGGCCGAAATGAGTTACAGAATTAATTAGATTTGTGAATCAAACGACATACAACAATAAAAAGATTTTAATATGGCTTTAGAAATTACAGATGCCAATTTTGAAGAATTGGTAATGAATTCAGACAAACCGGTAATGATCGACTTTTGGGCAGTATGGTGTGGCCCTTGTAGAATGATTGCTCCGATTGTTGAAGAAATGGCTGCCGAATACGACGGCAAAGCAGTGATTGGCAAAGTTGATGTTGACAACAACGGAGAGGTTGCAGCAAAGTATGGAATCAGAAATATTCCAACAGTATTGTTTGTTAAAAACGGTGAAGTTGTAG
Above is a genomic segment from uncultured Draconibacterium sp. containing:
- the ahcY gene encoding adenosylhomocysteinase: MTVIVQKTMDYKIADISLADFGRKEIDIAEKEMPGLMAIREKFGPRKPLDGVRIMGSLHMTVQTAVLIETLVALGANVRWASCNIFSTQDHAAAAIAEAGIPVFAWKGETLEEYWWCTREAMSFPEGKGPQLIVDDGGDATLLIHKGFAAEKDASVLDVEPSSEEEGVILDLLKKTLKEDNQKWHRAVADWKGVSEETTTGVHRLYQMFEKGELLVPAINVNDSVTKSKFDNLYGCRESLADGIKRATDVMIAGKVVVVAGYGDVGKGCAHSMRSYGARVIVTEIDPICALQAAMEGFEVKTMEDALDEGNIYVTTTGNCDVITAEHMANMKDQAIVCNIGHFDNEIQVAQLEKWPGIQKLNIKPQVDKYTYQDGKSIFLLAEGRLVNLGCATGHPSFVMSNSFTNQSLAQIDLWENNYEVGVYTLSKKLDEEVARLHLQQIGVKLTELTEKQAAYLGVSKEGPFKADHYRY
- the greA gene encoding transcription elongation factor GreA, translating into MSEVTYLTKDGLEKLKKELEHLMTVERPKISKQIGEAIEKGDISENAEYDAAKDAQGMLEAKIAQLKGKVANARILDESKIDTSQVQILNKVTIKNKKNNATMQYTLVPESEANLKEGKISVQTPIAKGLMGKKVGDVVEIKVPSGIIPFEIVEISI
- the trxA gene encoding thioredoxin — encoded protein: MALEITDANFEELVMNSDKPVMIDFWAVWCGPCRMIAPIVEEMAAEYDGKAVIGKVDVDNNGEVAAKYGIRNIPTVLFVKNGEVVDKQVGAAPKQAFVDKLEALL
- a CDS encoding HIT family protein, which encodes MASIFTKIINGEIPAYKVAEDENYFAFLDIFPVGKGHTLVVPKKEVDYLFDLDDETYAGLQMFAKKVAKGLKKAIPCQKVGVLVLGLEVPHAHIHLVPMQNEADILNFSDKKKFTPEEFEAIKNLIAENID
- the dnaE gene encoding DNA polymerase III subunit alpha, which codes for MVPFTHLHVHSQYSILDGAASISDLVNKAKEDEMPALALTDHGTMFGIKEFHAACSKAEIKPILGCETYVAARSINSKSDKVDRSGHHLILLAKNRTGYRNLIKLISVANTSGFYYKPRIDKELLEKHHEGLIASSACLGGEIPQLLMANHMKDAEEAILWYKNLFGDDYYLELMRHPAQSQREREEVYDWQVKVNKLLVPLAKKMGVKLIATNDIHFTNEADAEAHDLLICLNTGKDFDDPNRMRYTKQEWFKTQAEMNQLFSDLPEALANTNEIAEKVETFELNSAPIMPVFPIPEEIGTEESFKEKYSEADLREEFGDSAFERLGGYEKVIRVKLESAFLEHLTFEGAKERYGDPLEKSVEDRLIFELNTIKTMGYPGYFLITQDFINWAKDNGVIVGPGRGSAAGAAVSYCAGITNIDPIKYDLLFERFLNPDRISLPDVDIDFDDDGRQLVLEYVTNKYGQDKVAHICTFGTMATKSSIRDVARVLKLPLPEADRLAKLVPDAPKMSFKKAFKESNELAQEKNSPVELVVDTLNYAEKLEGSVRNTGVHACGILISRDTLTDHIPLMPTKDEEHLLTTQYDGRFVEDIGLLKMDFLGLKTLSIIKECLENIRLSKGIEIDINDIPLDDTTTFELFSHGETTAIFQFESDGMKKHLRDLKPNRFEDLVAMNALYRPGPMEYIPDYIARKHGKQKVDYDVPMMEKYLSDTYGITVFQEQVMLLSRLLAGFTRGDSDTLRKAMGKKIMAVMNKLKVKFVDGCKANRQFVDECKNKGKTTDEVIEKIWKDWEAFASYAFNKSHSVCYAYIAYQTGYLKAHYPAEFMAANLSRNLNNITDITKLMTECKRMKLNVLGPDVNESFIKFTANKIGDIRFGMGAIKGVGAGAVQNIIDVRKEQGEFKTIYDLVENISLQTVNKKNLEALAMAGAFDNLQGLTRSCFFAGEHENDDTNFIEKLIKYGNRIQLEAQSAQQSLFGGMGAAQDIQKPPVPKVDEWAKLILLEKEKNLIGIYLTAHPLDDYKLEITNFCSKDVALKDLNNDISKYKEKDFTFGGMVTAAREGQSKNGNMYAVMTLSDYTDSKELFFFGNDYVNFSKYCKVGIFIMVKGSVKQRFNSDFYEFKVNKIELLDDVRENYIKSITINIPLKALNESLVKQIDNLSKEYKGKALLKFNVFDPENNMHIEMFSRTTRVNPLDSFLNFFDQQAEMSYRIN